The genomic interval GTCTGCTTCCTCTTCTTCTGGGGGATCAACATGGCGGTGATCTACCGGGGCATCGACTCGATCCGCTTCCTCCTCAGCGTGAAGGCGCCGCTCCTCATCGCCCTGGGGCTGGCCCTGCTGGACTGGGCCTACCGGCACGCGGGCGGCTTCGGGCCCATTCTTTCCCAGCCCTCCGCCTTCGATCCCGGCCAGCCGCAGGCGGGGCGCTTCTGGGGCTACTTCTTTCCCGCGCTGACCGGCATCGTCGGCTTCTGGGCCACGCTCTCCCTGAACATCCCGGACTTCACCCGCTACGCCAAGACGCAGCGGGCGCAGGTGCTGGGGCAGAGCCTGGGGCTGCCGTTCACCATGGCGCTCTACTCCTTTATCGGCGTGGCCGTCACCTCCGCCACGGCGGTCATCTACGGGAAGGCGATCTGGGATCCGGTGGAGGTCCTCACCCACATGCGCAATCCCGGCGTCCTTGTCATTTCCATGGTGGCCCTCTGCATCGCCACTCTGGCCACGAACCTGGCCGCCAACGTGGTCAGCCCGGCCAACGACCTGGCCCATCTTTCCCCGAAGCATATCTCCTTCCGCACCGGCGGTTTCATCACCGGGCTGGTCGGCCTCTTTATGATGCCGTGGAAGCTTCTGGCCGATCCTTCCGGCTACATCTTCACCTGGCTCATCGGCTACAGCGCCCTGCTGGGACCGATCGGCGGCATCCTCATCGCCGATTACTTCGTCTACCGGAAGCGGCACCTGAAGCTGGCCGCGCTCTACCACGCGCGCGGGGAATACGCCTTCACCGGAGGCTACAGCGTCGTGGCGCTGGCCGCGCTGGCGTTGGCCGTGCTGCCGAACCTGCCCGGCTTCCTCATGACGATCGGCGTCCTGCATTGGCACGCGCCGTTCCTGCTCTCCCTTTACCACTACGCCTGGTTCGTCGGCTTCGGCCTGGCGTTCGTCCTCTACCTCATCCTCCGCCTCCCCTTCAAAAATGCATAAGAACATGCCCGTCCTCCCTCCCTTCAACCATCAGCCCGCTCCCTACACCGGCCCCTCCGCGGAGGAGGTCCTGGCGCTGCGGAAGCAGTATCTAAGCCCCGCGCTCTTCCACCTCTACAAGAAGCCGCTCATGATCGTGGAAGGGAAGGGGCAGTATCTCTATGACGAGACGGGCCGCCGCTATCTGGACGCCTTCGCCGGCATCGTCACCGTGAGCTGCGGCCACTGCCACCCGCACATCGTGGCGGCGGGCAACCGCCAGAACGAGCTGCTCCAGCACGCCACCACCATCTACCTGCATCCGAACATCGCCGAATACGGCAAGGCCCTGGCCGACAAGATGCCGGGCGACTTGAAGGTGGTCTACTTCGTCAACTCCGGCTCGGAGGCCAACGACCTGGCCATCCTCATGGCCCGCGCCTACACCGGGAATTACGACGTGGTGGCCCTGCGCAACGCCTACCACGGCGGCAACGCCTCCGGCATGGCCCTGACGGCCCATTCCACCTGGAAGTTCAACGTGCCCCAGCCCTTCGGCGTCCACCACGCCCTGGCGCCCGATCCCTACCGCGGCCCGTGGGGCCACGATGACGCGGAAGCGGGCAAGAAATACGGACGCGACGTGAAGAGCGTCATCGACTACGCCACCTCCGGCAAGGTCGCGGCCTTCATCGCGGAGTCGATCCAGGGCGTCGGCGGCGCCGTCGTCTTCCCGGACGGCTACTTGAAGGAAGCCTACGGCCACGTCCGCGCGGCGGGCGGCGTTTGCATCGCGGACGAGGTGCAGGCGGGCTTTGGCCGCACCGGCACCCACTTCTGGGGCTTCGAGACGCAGGGCGTCGTCCCGGACATCGTGACGATGGCCAAGGGCATCGGCAACGGCGTGCCGCTGGCCGCCGTGGTCACCACGCCGCAAATCGCCCAGGCGATGACCAGCCGCATCCACTTCAACACCTTCGGCGGCAACCCCGTGGTCTGCGCCCAGGGGAAGGCCGTGCTGGAGGTCATCGAGAAGGAGAAGCTCCAGGACAACGCGCTGAAGATCGGCGCGACCCTCGACGCGGGCCTGCGCAAGCTCCAGCAGAAGCACTCCCTCATCGGCGAGGTGCGGGGCAAGGGCCTCATGATCGGCGTGGAGCTGGTGAAGGACCGCGCGACGAAGGACCCGGCCAAGGAAGAAACCCTCCAGGTCTACGAGAAGGCCCGGGAGCTGGGCCTCCTCATCGGCAAGGGCGGCTTCTTCGGCAACGTCCTGCGGGTGAAGCCCCCCATGTGCCTGACGGAGGCCGACGCCGCTTTCCTCCTGGAAGTCCTCGACGAGTCGTTCGCGAGCGCCTAGCCCTCCTGGGGTGAAGCTCCACCGCGGCCTGATCGCCCTGCTGGCCTTTTTGGCCATGCTGGGGCCGTTCTCCATCGACACGTACCTGCCGTCGTTCCCGGCCATGGGCCGGTATTTCGGCGTGGGTCCGGCGGCGATCCAGCAGACGCTCACCGTTTTCCTCCTGGCGATGGCGGTGATGACCCTCTTCCACGGGACCCTCTCCGACGCTTGGGGAAGGCGGCCCATTATTTTGGCGGGGCTCTCCGTCTACGCGCTGGCCTCGGTCGGCGCGGCTCTGGCGCCGCGGGTCGGCGTCCTCGTCTTCTTCCGGCTGGTTCAGGGGCTTTCCGTCGGCGTCGGCATCGTCGTGGGCCGGGCGATGATCCGGGACCGCCTTTCCGGCCCGGAGGCGCAGAAGGCGATGTCGACGGTCACCGCCGTCTTCGGCCTGGCGCCGCTGATCGCGCCGCTTTTGGGCGGATGGCTGGAGGTGGCCCTGGGATGGCGCTCCGTCTTCGTCTTCATGGGGCTCTACGGGGCGCTCCTGCTAACGGCCTGCGGGCGGAGTCTTAAGGAGACGCTGGTGCCGGAGGCCCGCGTGCCGTTGCGGCTGCGGGCCACGCTGCGCGCCTACGGACGGGTGGCGGCGGATCGGCGCTTCCTGAGCCAGTGCCTGGGCATGACGCTGGCCTCCTCCATGCTTTTCCTTTATGTCAGCGCGGCGCCGGTCTTCCTCATGCAGCTCTTGCACCTGCCGCCGACGGCCTTCGCCTGGCTCTTCACGCCGCTCATTACCGGGATGACGCTGGGGGCGATCGTCTCCGGCAAGCTGGCCCACCGCTGGCCGCCCAAGCGGACGATCTGGACCGGCTACGGGATCATGGGCGGCGCCGTGGCGGTGAACGTGGCCTATAACGCCCTGGCCGCGCCGGCGGTTCCCTGGGCCGTGCTGCCGATCATGGTCTACACCTTCGGCATGGCGTTGGCCTCTCCCGCCATGACGATTCTGACGCTCGACCTTTTTCCGGCCAACCGGGGCCTGACCGCCTCCCTCCAGGCAGCCATCCAGCTGGGGACTTTCTCCCTCATCGCGGGCGTGGTGGCGCCCCTTATCTTCCACAGCGGCCTGCTGCTGGCCGTGGGAGCCGCCGCCGGATGGCTGGCGGGGTTGCTTTGTTGGAAATGGGGAGCGGGCGGCCCCGACTCGGCCGGGGAGCCGAAGCCGCCCGGCGAAGTTACTTTTTGAAGCTGGCCTTGTCGTCCGCCTCGAGCATGTCGAAGAGGGTGCTCTTGGCCGGATCGATGCCCAGGGGCTCGCAGGCGCCGACGAACCATTCCTTCTTCTCCGGGTTCTCGTACGGCTTGGCGGCTTCCATCGAGTCGGACCAGGCCTTGATCTCCTCCGCCGTGCGGGGCGTGCCGCTCTTTTCGAGCCAGGCGGCGAGGTCGGCGTCGCTGGCGCCGGTTTCCAGGAGCTTCTTCACGTCGGCGTCCTTCACGCCCTTGAATTCGAAGAGTACCTGGTCCAGGGGACAGGCGAAGTGATACTCGCCCACCTTGCCCTGGAGGTCGGCGCGGCCCTTGTCGGCCATGCGGGAGAGGAGGGCGTAGCCGCCCGTGCGGACGCGGGGGCTGGTGGGGGCTTCTTTGGTCAGGTCTTTGATTTGGCTCATAGGCCGTCAATTTACGCTGGGAAAGGGCGCTGTCCAGCGAGGCTTTCGCAAGTAATTTGCGATTATAATTGCAAATAAATTGCATTTTAGACACCCTCAGCGCTTTGTATGCAGCGCAATTCCACGCACCCCCAGCGCAAGGCTGGGGAAGCCGTTTTGGCCGCCCCGGCTAGCGTCAACTCCGTGAATTCCGAATATTTCAACATTCCGGACGACGAGGCCCCGGCCGCCGATCAGGCCGCCGAAGGCGCTGTCTCCGAAGCCGCCGAGGGCGAGGAAGCCCAGCAGGGCGGCCGCCTGAACGGCCTTACTTTCGTTTATTCCCGCAAGGTCGGGCATTTCAAGAAACCGCCGGAGGCCTGGGGCAAGTTCCGGAGCATGTAACCGTTTTCCCCGCGTAAGCGGGCGCTGCGGCGGGTCATCCCCAAAAGGGAAGCCCGCCGTTTTTCGTCATTTGCCCTTTCATCCATGAAACTTTTGCAAAGCTTCCGTTCCCTGATGCGGCTGGCGGGCCCCCACCGGGGCAAGCTGGTCGTCTCGGCCGTCTGCGGCGTGCTGGCGGGGTGGATCGGCATGATTCCCTTCGCACTGGTGGCCGCGATTGGGCAGGCCTTCCTGCGGCATGACGCGGAACGCCGCCATATTCTGGCGTTGACCGGCTGGGCGGTGGGGGCGCTCCTGGCCCGCTACGCTTTCCTGGCCGCCGGCAAGCTGCTTTCCCACCTGGCGGCTTACCGCACGATGTATGACCTGCAGCTGGCGCTGGCCAAGAAGATCGGCGCTCTGCCGCTGGGGGCGGTGATGGAGCGGGGCTCCTCCACGCTGAAGAAGACGGTGCTCCAGGATACCGACGTGGCCCACACGCTCCTGGGCCATTACCTGTCTGACTTCCTGGTCGGCCTCACCGTTCCGGCAGCCACCCTGGCCGTCTTTTTTTGGGTCGATTGGCGGCTGGCGCTGGCGGCGGCGGCGGTATTGCCGTGCCTCTACCTGGCCTACCGCGCCTCCTTCCGCAATTACGAAAAGGAGCTGGAAGCCTATTTCCGCGCCGACGAGAGGATGCAGTCCGGATTGGTGGAGTACGTCTCCGGCATCATGGCCATTAAGACCTACAACCGGGACCTCTCCCGCTTTCTGCGGGAGGCGGTCTGGGGTCAGGTGGAGCAGTCGGTCCTCTGGGCGGAGCGGACGCTCAAGCCCTGGTCGGCCTTCAACGTCTTGCCCGACCTGAGCCTCCTCTTTATCCTGCCGGTCGGCCTTTGGCTGGTGGTGGAGCACCGGGTGGGATTCGACGTCCTCCTTTTCTTCCTCCTGCTGGGGGTCGGCTATTTGCAGCCGCTGGTCCGGCTCTCCATTCAGATCGGCCTGCTCAATTACGCGGGCAAGAGCCTGGAGCGGATCGAGTCGATCCTCAACGCCCCGGCGCTGACGGCGGCAGGCCCCGTTCTTTCTCCGGAAGGAAACGCCCTGGTGCTCGACCGCGTCTCCTTTTCCCACCACGGAGCGGAGGCCGCCGCTTTGGAGGAAGTCAGCCTCACGATCCCGGAGGGTACCACCTGCGCGATCGTCGGCCCCTCCGGCGCGGGCAAGTCGACCCTGGCGCAGCTCATCGGCCGGTTCTGGGACGTGGAGAGCGGCGCGATCACGATCGGCGGCGCAGACCTGCGCCAGGTGGAAGAGGAGGAGCTGTACCGCCGCGTCTCCTTCGTTTTCCAGGACGTCTTCCTGTTCCGGGGGACGGTGGCCGACAATCTCCGCCTGGCCAAGCCGGAGGCGAGCGATGCCGAGATCGTCGCCGCGGCGAAGATGGCGCGCGCGCACGAATTCATCATGGCGATGCCCCGGGGCTACGAAAGCCAGGTGGGGGAGAAGGGCGGCTTTCTCAGCGGCGGGCAGAAGCAGCGGCTCTCCATCGCCCGTGCCATCTTGCGAAACGCGCCTCTCCTCATCCTGGACGAGGCGACGGCCTACGCCGACCCCGTGAACGAAGCGGAAATCCAAAAGGGGTTGCGGGCCCTGATGAAGGGGCGAACGGTCGTCATGATCGCCCATCGCCTCTCCACCGTCGTCGGCGCGGACCAGATCGCGGTCCTGAACCGGGGCAGGCTGGTCGCGGCCGCCCCGCATGAGGCGCTCCTGCGGGAATGCCCCCTCTACGCCTCCCTCTGGCGCGACTACAGCGAGGCCGCTCACTGGCACTTCGACGAGCATTCCCAACCAAGCCTGGCCCGATGATCGGACGCCTTCTCCAATTCGGAAAGGGGGCGGGTCCCAGCTTGCCCCGATATGAAAAGGCCCTCGGCGGCCAGCGCGGCGCGCTTTTTCTCCGCCTGGCGGAGAGCCTGCTGTTGGCCGCCGTCTACCTGCTGCTCTATCCCACGCTCCGCCGCCTTTTTGCGGGGACCCTTAGCGAGGCCTACATCGTCAAGGTCACCGTGGCGATGGCCGCCTGCCATGCGCTGCGGATGGCGCTCTTCCACCGCTCGGCGGTCGTCATCTACACGGCCAGCTACGCCCGGATCGGCGCGCTCCGGCTCCGCATCGCGGAGCATCTGCGGGCGTTGCCGCTGGGCGCCTTCCAGGCCGACCGCCTGGCCCATGTGAAGAGCGTTCTCACTGAAGACCTCCAGCTCGTCGGCCAGATGGCGGGAAGCCTGGTAGGCTTCTTCATCTCGGCGGTGGGCCTGCCGTTCTTCCTGGCGGCCGGCCTGGCCTTTCTCAACGTGAAGCTGGCCGCGGCGCTCGTCGCGGGCCTTCTTCTGTGCCTGCCGGTTTACCGGTGGATGCACCGTTTCATGGCCCGGCACAGCCGCCTGCACTTCCAGAACATCTCCCAGTCGAGCGCCCGGCTGCTGGAATACGTCATGGGCATCAAGGTCCTCAAGTCCTACGGCCTTACCGGCAAGCGATTCATTCAGCTGGAAACCTCCCTGGCGGGGACCCGGGACTCGGTTCTGGCCCTGGAGCTGGGGGCGATCTCCTTCCTGGTCGTCCTGACGCTGCTGGTCGAGTTCGGCTTTCCTCTCCTTCTCGTCTGCGGGACCTATGCGGTGCTCGGCGGGACGGTCGACGTGCCGACCTTCCTCTTCGCCCTGATCCTCTCCGTCCGCTTTTACGCGCCGATTCAGGAGGCCTTCGCCCTCTCGACCGAGTTCCAATACCTCAACGCCGCCCTGGACCGCGTGGACGGGGTGCTCTCCCTGCCCCGCCAGGAGGTCCCCGAGCGGGCAGAGCGTCCCCGCGCCTTCGACATCGAGTTCCAGAACGTCTCCTTCCGCTACGAAGAGGGCGGCGCGCCCGTCCTCCAGGACGTCTCTCTCCGTATTCCGGAGGGGAGCATGACGGCGCTCGTCGGCCCTTCCGGCGCGGGGAAGACCACGGTCAGCAACCTCGCTGCCCGCTTCTGGGACCCCGATCAGGGGCGCGTCCTCATCGGCGGCGTGGACCTGCGCCGGATGGAGGCGGATGAACTCCTGGGAGACATCGCGATCGTTTTCCAGGACGTGGTCCTCTTCCACGACACGGTGCGGGAGAACATCCGCATGGGCCGTCCGCAGGCCAGCGACGCGGAGGTGGAGGAAGCCGCCCGCCGCGCTCAGTGCCATGACTTCATCCTGCGCCTGCCCCGGGGCTATGAGACCCTCATCGGGGAGGGGGGCGGCCGTCTTTCCGGCGGGGAGAAGCAGCGGCTCTCCATCGCCCGCGCGCTCCTCAAAGACGCCCCCATCGTGCTCCTGGACGAGGCGACAGCCTCCATCGATCCCTCCGCCGAGAAGGACATCCAGAAGGCCTTCGCCGCCCTTTCCGAGAACAAGACCCTAGTCGTCATCGCCCACAAGCTGGCGACCGTCACCCATGCCGACCAGATCGTCGTGCTGGAAGAGGGCCGCATCGTCCAGCGCGGCACCCATGCCGAGCTGCTGGTCTCCGGCGGCCTTTACAAGACGATGTGGGAGAGCCAGGCGGCCGCCGCCTCCTGGCACATTTGATTTGGAGACACCCATGCAGACCAACACCCTGGAAAAACCCGCCAATCCCTCGCTTCCCGTCCGCGTCCCGCCCCGCCTGGGCCCGGAGATGAAGGCCCTCTTGGACAGCACCGATACCCTCTTCCGCGCCGCCGCGCTGCATAATGGCCCCGTTCACCTCATCACCCCGGGCGCGTTGGAGCGGAACGTCGCGCAGATGCGGGAGGCCTTCGAGAGCCTGGGCCTCGACCATCAGATCTACTTCGCCCACAAGGCGTGCAAGTCGTCGGCCCTGGCCAAGCAGGCGCGGAAAAGCGGCATCGGCATCGACGTCGCCTCCCGCAACGAGCTTGTCGCCGCCCTGGGGGCCGGCTTCACCGGGGAGCGGATCATCTGCACCGGGCCAAAGAACCGGGAATTCCTTCGCCTGGCCCTCATGCAGGGCTGCCTTATCTCCTGCGACTCGGAGGACGAGCTGGAGAAGTTGGCCGAGCTTTTGGAAGAGCACCCGGAGATCGCGTCCGCCCAGATTCTCCTGCGCATCAGCAACATCCGCTCCCGCGACCGCAGCGCCATTGCCGCCGCCTCCCGCTTCGGCATTCCGCAGGAGAGCCTGCCGCGGATCTTCGAGTGGCTGCCCACCGTGCCCCGCCTCGTCCTCAAGGGCTTCCACAACCACAATGACGAGCGGAATCGGGACGCCAAGGCGGGCTTCATCGACAACCTTCTTTCCCTGATGGAGCAGGCTTACGCGGCGGGCTTCGCGCCGACGATCGTCGATATCGGCGGCGGCCTGCGCAGCATCCGCGTGGCCAACGCCCAGGACTGGTCCGACTTCATCGACCAGCTTGCCCAGGGCCTCCTGGACAAAACCGGGACCGGCACGTGGAGAAACTTCGGCCTCGGCATGTCGATCAGCGAAAAGGGGGCCATCGCCGGCCGTGAGCGGGTACAGGGCAAATACGCCTCCGACGAGGAGTTCCAGGACGTCCTAACCACCGTGCTGCAGAACGACGCCTTCCGGGGCCGCCCCCTGGCGGAGATTTTCGCGGAGAACATGTTCTCCATCGCGGTCGAGCCGGGCTTCGCCCTCCTCCAGCAATGCGGGCTCACCCTCCTTCGCGTCGTGGGGGTCAAGGAGGCTGCCGACGGCACGCCGCTGGTCCTGGTCGACGGTAATATCTACAGCCTCTCCCAGGGCGTGACCGAGATCCTCTACGACCCCTACCTGATTCCCCGGCAGAAGGAAGGGCAGGCCCGCCCCTTTGCCGCCAACGTCATCGGCAACATGTGCCGGGAAGAGGACGTCATCACCAAGCGCCGCATCGTTTTCGACCAGGTGCCGCGGGAAGGGGATCTGCTTTGCTTCACGAATACCGCGGCTTACAATTCGGACTTTGAGGACTCCAACCCTCACCAGCATCCGATGGGACGCCGCTTCGTCGCCCAGGAGCGGGGCGGGGAGTGGTCCCTCCTGTCCGAGGAAGCCTACAGCCCCTACGCCGCCTAACCAGAAACCAGACCTATGATCATCGAGAAAATCCAAGACGCCATCGGCCGGACGCCGATCATGAAACTCGACCCGGCCAAAACCGGGCTGAAGAACATCGACCTTTACGCGAAGCTCGACCTGCTCAATCCCTTCGGCTCCCTCAAGGACCGCATCGCCCAGGGCATGCTGGAGCCGCACATGGCAGAGCTTTTGGCCAAGAAGAAGACCGTCATCGAGGGGTCTAGCGGCAACACCGCCAAGTCCCTGGCCGCCATCTGCGCGGTCAACGGCCTGGACTTTCGCGTCTATACCAACCGCATCAAGCTGCCGGAAATCCGCATGATCCTGCAGCTCCTGGGCGCGCAGATCGAGGAGCTGCCCTCCCTCTCCGACTGCCCGGACCCGATGGACAACAACAGCTTCTTCGCCGTGGCCGACGGCGTGGCCAAGGCGGAGCCGGAGAAATACCTCTACACCGACCAGATATTCAACCCCCTCAACCTCCAGTCCCATTACGCCACCACGGCCAAGGAGATTCACGAGGACATCGGCGAGTTTCACTACTACATCAACTTCCTGGGCACCTGCGGCTCCAGCATGGGCGTCATCAAATACGCCAAGGAGAACTTCAAGGAGAAGACGGCGTGCTGGGGCGTCGTCGCCTCTCCCGGCCACCACGTGCCGGGCGGCCGCAACATGAACGAGCTGTGGGAGACCAGCTTCTTCGACAAGGACGTCTTCGACGAATTCATCCACGGCACCGCGCGGGACTCCGTGGAGGGGATCATCTCCCTCTGCCGCAACTTCGGCATCCTGGCGGGGCCTACCTCCGGCCTCCAATACCATGTCGGCCTCAAGCGCCTTCAGGAAGAGGACGCCAAGCTGGAGGGCACCGGCGTGAGGAAGAAGGCCGCCTTCATCATCTGCGACCGGGTCGAGCCCTACATGACCTACATCAAGAAATACTATCCCGAGCTATTCACCACCGCCACGTCGACGCGCCCCCGCGTCGACGCCCTGTCCGCGGCGGATGTGGAGGCGGCGCCCGCCCTGGAGGCGGAGGCGCTGTCCCAGTTCCTTGGGGATGGAAACCCCCTGGTCATCGACGTGCGCGGCAACTTTGCCTACAACATGGGCCACCTGCCCGGCGCGGTGAACATCCTGGACGAGCTCTTCGGCCAGATGATCGAAGAGGGGCCGATCTCCGACAAGAGCCGGAAGATTCTGGTTGCCTGCGGCATCGGCAACATTTCCCGGAAATACGCCGCCTTCCTGCGCACGCAGGGTTATGACGCCTATTCCCTCAAGGGCGGCATCAACGGCTGCAAGAAGGCGGGCGTCACGCTGGCTTCCGGCATGGCCAAGCCGGAGACGGGCGGCGCCCACACCGTGGCCAACCAGGCCCGGGAAAAGGGCTACGTCAGCCTCAGCGGCCTGAAGCAGCGCGCGGAGAGCGGCGTATGAGCACCTTCATCGACACCGCGGACAACTACCAATACATGTTCCGCCCGCTCAGCCACATGCGGCGGGAGAAGTTCAAGCGCATCGTCGCCCGCGTGGGCGGCGGCGACGTCCTGGACCTGGGCTGCGGACAGGCCGGACATTACTGGGCCATGGGCTACGCCCACAAGGCGGACAGCCTCTCCTTCTACGACATCGTGCCGGAGAACATCGCCGAGCAGCAGGCCAGCATCGAGACCCTCTCTCCCGACTTCCTGGCCGAAAGTTTCGGAGAGACCCTTGGCTTCCTCGGCGCGGAGGGGATCATCCCCCAGCCCGTCGATCCCCAGTCGATCGCGGAGAACATCGTGGGCAAGACCGTCGACGTGCGGGTTTTCAACTTCATTCACGACAAGGCCGACCGTCAGTTCGACTTCGTCATGGCGATGGAGTCGATCGAGATCGCCGACACCTACGCGGAGTTCGTCTCCTCCCTGCGGACGGCCAAGTCCCTCCTAAAGCCGGGCGGGCTCTTTCTGGGCGTCATCCTGCCCTATGACGTGCTGCTGCCCACCACCCAGGAGCAGATCAGCATCAAGCGGGAAGGCATCCTAAACCCCCGTGTCGAAGAGACGCGCCAGGCCTTCTCCGACGCGGGCTGGAACCTGGAGGCCCTGGAAACCTACAAGACCCTGCAGGCCAATTACGACGAGGCGATTTGCTTCTACGCCCGCCACGCCTAAACAAGGAAAACGGATCATGACCATGGTTGAACAGTTCGTCGCCGATTGCGTCGCCGCCCTAGACAAAGCCGATCCGCCCGCCGAGATCGAGAAGCTCCTCCAGCGCTTCATGGCCGACGCGGAGGCCCTTAAGGCCGCCCTGCCGCCGATCGACGTGGAAGACTACCTCCTGCACCAGTCCCCGCTCCTGAGCATCTACCACATCCGGTTCGAGCCGGGCGTCGGCTATCCGGCGCACAACCACGGCATGCCGGTCGTCTCCGGCATCTACGAGGGCGTGGAGACCAACCGCATCTATCGTGAGAGAGAGGACGGGAAGATCGAGTTCCTCAAGGAGGTCGAGTTCACCCATCCGCATACCTTCATCATGCGGGATGGAGTCCATGCGGCCTCCAACCGCGGCACCATTCCCTCCCTGGGCTTCCATATCCACGTCGGCGACTTCTACGGAGCGCCCCACTACCTGTGGGATGAGAAGACCGGGGAAAAGTTCCCTTACAGCGACAAGAAATTCGTCGAGCTGGCGACCTATCCCCCCGGCTATCCGGTGCCGCAGGTCTGATGCAGGAAGCCTGCGACTTCGACTACATCTACGCCCCGCTGACTCCCTACCGGGCGGAGATCCTCCGCTTTGTGGAGCGCCATGTGCCGGAGGGGGCCTCCGTCCTCGACTTGGGGTGCGGCGCGGTCGGCTTCTATTGGGCGCTGGGCTATCTGCGAAAGGCGGCGGCCCTCCGCTTCGCGGACCGGAACGAGGCGGTCCTGGCCGGGCTGGCCGCCCGCCTGGACCAGCTGACTCCGGCCATGCTGGAGCGCGATTTTGCCGACGTGCCACCCTCCGGCCTATCCCGGGAGACATGGCTGGAAAAGCTCCATGCCGTCGCGGACGTGGCCCAGATCGACGCCCTGGAAGCGGGGGAGGGAACCTATGGCGCTCTCCTGGCCGTCGAGCTTCTGGAGTGCGCCCAGGATGAGGAGGAACTGCGGCGCATCGCTTCCTTCTGCGCCGCCCGTCTGGTTCCGGGAGGGCGCCTGATCGGCTGCACGCTGGATTACGTGGCGTGGACGCCCTCCCTGGAGGCGCTGGCCCGGGAGCGCCTGGCCGGCCGGGTCCGGATTGAGGAAAAGACGCTGCGGCAGGCGATAGAGGACGCGGGCTTAAAGGTGGCGGATTGGTCCGTTTTCTCCACCGGGATGGAGAACCATCCCCGCGCCTATTTCTTCTGCGCGGAAAAACCGGCCTGATCCCGGATCGCCGCGGCCGTTTCCGCAACGCTGGCCAAGAGGGCTTCGGCGTCCGCCTGCGTCGTGGGGCGGCCGAAGCTGACCCGCAGGCATTCGTGGGCGAAGAATTCCATCCGCATGGCAGCCATCACGTGGGAGATCTCTTCCCCGCCCGTGCTGCAGGCGGAGCCGCGTGCCACGGCGATTTCGGGAAGCGCCGCCATCAAGTCGGCCATCGGCACGCCGGGGATCTGGAAGTGGCTGACGTGGGACAGACGGGGGGAAGGCTCCCCGTTCACGCGCAGATCGGGAAAGGAGGCGCGGAGGCCTTCTTCAAAGCGGTTCCGGATGTCCTGAAGGCGGCGGGCCTCCTCCGTCATCCCGGCTAGGGCCGCATCGACCGCCGCGCCCAAACCGACGGTGAGGGGGACCGCCACCGTGCCGGAGCGGAGCCCATCCTGCTGGCCGCCGCCATGGATCTGGACACCCAGGCGGGATCGGAGGCCCGGTCCCACGTAGAGGGCGCCGATGCCCTTGGGCCCGTAAAGCTTGTGGGCGGAAAG from Verrucomicrobium sp. carries:
- a CDS encoding ABC transporter ATP-binding protein, yielding MKLLQSFRSLMRLAGPHRGKLVVSAVCGVLAGWIGMIPFALVAAIGQAFLRHDAERRHILALTGWAVGALLARYAFLAAGKLLSHLAAYRTMYDLQLALAKKIGALPLGAVMERGSSTLKKTVLQDTDVAHTLLGHYLSDFLVGLTVPAATLAVFFWVDWRLALAAAAVLPCLYLAYRASFRNYEKELEAYFRADERMQSGLVEYVSGIMAIKTYNRDLSRFLREAVWGQVEQSVLWAERTLKPWSAFNVLPDLSLLFILPVGLWLVVEHRVGFDVLLFFLLLGVGYLQPLVRLSIQIGLLNYAGKSLERIESILNAPALTAAGPVLSPEGNALVLDRVSFSHHGAEAAALEEVSLTIPEGTTCAIVGPSGAGKSTLAQLIGRFWDVESGAITIGGADLRQVEEEELYRRVSFVFQDVFLFRGTVADNLRLAKPEASDAEIVAAAKMARAHEFIMAMPRGYESQVGEKGGFLSGGQKQRLSIARAILRNAPLLILDEATAYADPVNEAEIQKGLRALMKGRTVVMIAHRLSTVVGADQIAVLNRGRLVAAAPHEALLRECPLYASLWRDYSEAAHWHFDEHSQPSLAR
- a CDS encoding DUF5069 domain-containing protein, which translates into the protein MSQIKDLTKEAPTSPRVRTGGYALLSRMADKGRADLQGKVGEYHFACPLDQVLFEFKGVKDADVKKLLETGASDADLAAWLEKSGTPRTAEEIKAWSDSMEAAKPYENPEKKEWFVGACEPLGIDPAKSTLFDMLEADDKASFKK
- a CDS encoding aminotransferase class III-fold pyridoxal phosphate-dependent enzyme, with translation MPVLPPFNHQPAPYTGPSAEEVLALRKQYLSPALFHLYKKPLMIVEGKGQYLYDETGRRYLDAFAGIVTVSCGHCHPHIVAAGNRQNELLQHATTIYLHPNIAEYGKALADKMPGDLKVVYFVNSGSEANDLAILMARAYTGNYDVVALRNAYHGGNASGMALTAHSTWKFNVPQPFGVHHALAPDPYRGPWGHDDAEAGKKYGRDVKSVIDYATSGKVAAFIAESIQGVGGAVVFPDGYLKEAYGHVRAAGGVCIADEVQAGFGRTGTHFWGFETQGVVPDIVTMAKGIGNGVPLAAVVTTPQIAQAMTSRIHFNTFGGNPVVCAQGKAVLEVIEKEKLQDNALKIGATLDAGLRKLQQKHSLIGEVRGKGLMIGVELVKDRATKDPAKEETLQVYEKARELGLLIGKGGFFGNVLRVKPPMCLTEADAAFLLEVLDESFASA
- a CDS encoding NCS1 family nucleobase:cation symporter-1, with the translated sequence MSGIAHADAFTEVVNVQESHLYSEDLSPVRPRDRSWGVWNYAALWVSMAACIPTYMLASSLIGGGMSWWQAVATIFLGNVILLVPMLLNAEAGTRYGISFPVYCRAAFGVRGANVPALLRALVACGWFGIQSWIGGAAIHQILAVFFPALGQGTPIGWLGITASQLVCFLFFWGINMAVIYRGIDSIRFLLSVKAPLLIALGLALLDWAYRHAGGFGPILSQPSAFDPGQPQAGRFWGYFFPALTGIVGFWATLSLNIPDFTRYAKTQRAQVLGQSLGLPFTMALYSFIGVAVTSATAVIYGKAIWDPVEVLTHMRNPGVLVISMVALCIATLATNLAANVVSPANDLAHLSPKHISFRTGGFITGLVGLFMMPWKLLADPSGYIFTWLIGYSALLGPIGGILIADYFVYRKRHLKLAALYHARGEYAFTGGYSVVALAALALAVLPNLPGFLMTIGVLHWHAPFLLSLYHYAWFVGFGLAFVLYLILRLPFKNA
- a CDS encoding multidrug effflux MFS transporter, which produces MKLHRGLIALLAFLAMLGPFSIDTYLPSFPAMGRYFGVGPAAIQQTLTVFLLAMAVMTLFHGTLSDAWGRRPIILAGLSVYALASVGAALAPRVGVLVFFRLVQGLSVGVGIVVGRAMIRDRLSGPEAQKAMSTVTAVFGLAPLIAPLLGGWLEVALGWRSVFVFMGLYGALLLTACGRSLKETLVPEARVPLRLRATLRAYGRVAADRRFLSQCLGMTLASSMLFLYVSAAPVFLMQLLHLPPTAFAWLFTPLITGMTLGAIVSGKLAHRWPPKRTIWTGYGIMGGAVAVNVAYNALAAPAVPWAVLPIMVYTFGMALASPAMTILTLDLFPANRGLTASLQAAIQLGTFSLIAGVVAPLIFHSGLLLAVGAAAGWLAGLLCWKWGAGGPDSAGEPKPPGEVTF